In Candidatus Eisenbacteria bacterium, the genomic stretch CCGATCTGGCGATCGGTCAACCGTTTCTTGAGCAACGCGTCCTTCACCTTGACACTCACCCCGCCCGGCGGCGCGGCGAACAAATCGGGGAATGGATTCAGGGCGAACTCGAGCCAGGACATCCGCGCGAGCTCTCGGCCGTGCGGTGCGAGGACCCCTTCGCTCAGCGCCGCCAGATGGTCATCCACCTGTCGCTCGGCGGCGGCGCCGGCCGTGGTCACGCCGCGGACGACGATCTTTCCGAGCTGCTTACGATGAATCTCGAACAGGGTCCAGAGGGACGCATTCGGCGAATCGGCGTTGCTGTTTCGCTCGCACCAGACGCCGTGGTTCCTGAGGAGTCGCAGGAATGCCGGCTCGTCCATGTCGCTCCAGCTCCATTCCGCCTTGAAGGTCGTGATCGACTCCGGCGCGCGAGGCAAGAGCCCGGCGGGATCCTCTCCGGATGCTTCGGGCGATCGGAACCAGTACCGGGTGACGACGCCGAAGTTGCCACCGCCCCCGCCGGTATGGGCCCACCAGAGGTCGCGATGCGGGTCGGACGTCTCCCGGGTCGCCACCACGCCGCTCGCCCGTCCGCCCTCGTCCACCGTGACCACCTCGACCGCATACAAATAATCCGCTGCGAGGCCGAGCTGGCGGCAGAGGAAGCCAAAGGCGCCACCGGACACATGCCCGCCCATGCCGATCTCCGGATACTCACCGAGCGGTATCACGACTCCCCACGTCTCGAACAGCGCCCGGAACGTCTCGCCCACCGTGGCGCCGGCCTCGACGGCCACGGCGCCCCTTTCCGCGTCGTAATACACGCGCTTCATGGGCGAGACGTCGATGATCACCCGCACCCCGGCATCCGATACGAAACCCTCGAGGCAGTGGCCGCCACTCGTCACGGCGAGTCGGCGTCCTTGCATCAAGGCTTCCTCGACCGCTGATACCACCTGATCGGTCGAGCAGACCAACCGGACGTAGTCCGGGCTCGCGCGGAACCGCTTATTGAAGCGCTTATCGACCACCGCGAGATACCGCGGATCGCCGGGACCAATTCTGATGGATTCGATCCGTGTGTCGTCGGTCGTTTGTCGTGCCGACATCGTCTCCCCTGGCCTTCCGTCCGCTCTCGTCCGACACATAACCGAGACGATCGCCGACAGGAAAATCTGCGGTACACTGATTTTCGCGAGCCGGTAATTTCTCGGAGGATTTAACGCAGACTTGGTCCCGTTTCGCAATGACATCGCGGGGCGCCGGGAATTTCTCGGCCGCCGCCGCACGAGCTCGACACAGCGGAGGGGACGAGTGATACGGGTCCTCGCGACCACGCGAGAGATCGGAGACGGTATTCGGGGTCATGGCGCGCCCCCTTTGCGCGCGACCGTCCGCTCGTTCGAGCTCCCGTGCCTCACGTGGATCGCCAGGCCGTCCGCAGAAC encodes the following:
- a CDS encoding FAD-binding oxidoreductase produces the protein MSARQTTDDTRIESIRIGPGDPRYLAVVDKRFNKRFRASPDYVRLVCSTDQVVSAVEEALMQGRRLAVTSGGHCLEGFVSDAGVRVIIDVSPMKRVYYDAERGAVAVEAGATVGETFRALFETWGVVIPLGEYPEIGMGGHVSGGAFGFLCRQLGLAADYLYAVEVVTVDEGGRASGVVATRETSDPHRDLWWAHTGGGGGNFGVVTRYWFRSPEASGEDPAGLLPRAPESITTFKAEWSWSDMDEPAFLRLLRNHGVWCERNSNADSPNASLWTLFEIHRKQLGKIVVRGVTTAGAAAERQVDDHLAALSEGVLAPHGRELARMSWLEFALNPFPDLFAAPPGGVSVKVKDALLKKRLTDRQIGVAYDYLTRTDHDVMGGMLGLATYGGRINTVAPDATASAHRDSILDMACTTGWLNPREEEKNLRWVRAFYRDLLAESGGVPVPSEAYDGAFINHPDTDLPDPVLNTSGVPWHTLYYKANYPRLQRIKARWDPRDVFRHALSIRP